A genomic stretch from Pochonia chlamydosporia 170 chromosome 4, whole genome shotgun sequence includes:
- a CDS encoding vacuolar protein sorting-associated protein 74 (similar to Aspergillus terreus NIH2624 XP_001212137.1): MSSSGLTRRRGAGGGAAANTEGEASNAASRTNSSNNVRDNGPETSYENSENGHKIAFDPRDISESAERSKQPKLTMMEEVLLLGLKDKQGYLSFWNDNISYALRGCIVLELAFRGRISMEKDPSRRRFSPADRNIEVIDDTLTGEVLLDEALKMMKQSEKMSVSSWIDLMSGETWNLMKIGYQLKQVRERLAKGLVDKGILRTEKRNFLLFDMATHPVADGGAKEELRRRVRNVLTQRTVVLSGNQFLPENLEFRYLRTICMVCAAYAANVLENALSTLGHEARERAFAQTDELLADYSQWPFGKKATSNGIGANLPQVISEEIGKAKDKELQLEVVAACLSVFTRLDSLL; encoded by the exons atGTCCTCATCAGGCCTTACTCGGCGCCGAGGCGCTGGCGGAGGCGCCGCTGCCAACACCGAGGGCGAAGCAAGCAATGCCGCTTCAAGAACCAATTCCTCCAACAACGTCAGAGACAATGGACCAGAGACGAGCTACGAGAATAGCGAGAATGGCCACAAAATTGCATTCGACCCCAGGGATATCAGCGAGAGCGCCGAGCGCAGCAAACAGCCCAAGCTGaccatgatggaggaggtcTTGCTTTTGGGACTCAAGGACAAGCAG GGATATCTCTCATTCTGGAACGACAACATTTCATACGCTCTCCGAGGATGCATTGTTCTCGAGCTTGCCTTTCGCGGACGCATCAGCATGGAGAAAGACCCTTCTAGACGGCGATTCTCTCCGGCCGATCGAAATATCGAAGTCATAGATGATACCCTTACCGGAGAAGTCTTGCTTGACGAAGCTCTCAAGATGATGAAGCAAAGCGAGAAGATGAGTGTGAGCTCCTGGATCGACTTGATGAGTG GCGAGACGTGGAACTTGATGAAGATTGGTTACCAGTTAAAGCAGGTCCGTGAGCGTTTAGCCAAGGGACTTGTAGACAAGGGAATTCTCCGAACCGAAAAACGAAACTTCCTCTTATTCGACATGGCCACTCATCCCGTTGCCGACGGCGGAGCCAAAGAAGAGTTGCGTCGCAGAGTCCGTAACGTCCTCACCCAAAGAACCGTTGTCCTCAGTGGAAACCAATTCCTACCAGAGAACCTCGAGTTTAGATACCTGCGGACCATCTGCATGGTCTGCGCCGCTTATGCCGCCAATGTGTTGGAGAATGCTCTGTCAACCCTCGGCCACGAAGCACGTGAGAGAGCCTTTGCTCAAACAGACGAATTGTTGGCCGACTACAGCCAGTGGCCGTTTGGAAAGAAGGCTACCAGCAACGGCATTGGCGCTAACCTGCCACAGGTTATTTCAGAA GAAAttggcaaagccaaggacaaggaacTGCAGCTAGAAGTTGTCGCCGCCTGCCTGAGCGTCTTCACTCGCCTCGACTCCCTGCTATAA
- a CDS encoding ribosome biogenesis protein Rrp14-C (similar to Metarhizium acridum CQMa 102 XP_007811039.1) yields the protein MEASSLQDRLRDHAAAFNGLLSLISAKDYYGEDTTDQWKKKKQTKKEAAAARRAKLDPDSELNRNAKEVMDERAKNKRKLREMEEEAEDEDDDEDEEDDNSFQAIDGVEIEKPGEGLKKKSEESNKKQKLAEDGDEDKTNGTVEAGEAATKMSKKDAKREAKREKKAEKKAEKKTKKPESTDKTNQNANGVAKSAHRSHEERSHSIVSHSKEVDAEVASRSESEPHSPTFDVDDDATGSLNDPSAEQASSTTSISSTIPPSEKPKHIKLPADTTALRARLAAKIEALRAARKADGPDGKPIRTRQELIESRRAKQAQRKERKLELRKAAKLEEARKREEALASNSPGVMSPAVELDEGTGGFSFGRVAFGDGAQMSHDLSYMLSQDKKKGPSDAKTALLKVQNQKKRLQGLDAEKRADIADKEAWLTARRRVEGEKIRDDEAILKKTVKRKEAAKKKSEKAWTERTKGVQQAQKERQKKREDNIKQRREEKLLGKAGKKKGGAKKKKGGRPGFEGSFGVGGRRK from the exons ATGGAAGCATCATCACTACAG GATCGCCTGCGCGATCATGCAGCAGCCTTTAATGGCCTTTTGAGTCTCATTTCAGCAAAGGACTACTATGGGGAAGATACGACT GATcaatggaagaagaagaagcaaacaaaaaaggAAGCCGCCGCTGCTCGAAGAGCCAAGCTAGACCCTGACAGCGAACTAAACCGCAACGCCAAGGAGGTCATGGACGAGCGagccaaaaacaaaaggaaacTGAGagagatggaggaggaagccgaagacgaggatgatgatgaggatgaagaggacgacAACTccttccaagccatcgaTGGCGTCGAGATTGAGAAGCCTGGCGAAGGTCTGAAAAAGAAGTCCGAAGAGAGCAACAAAAAGCAGAAATTGGccgaggatggagatgaagataAAACAAACGGTACCGTAGaggctggagaagcagctaccaagatgtcaaagaaggatgccaagcGCGAAGCAAAACGAGAAAAGAAAGCAGAGAAGAAAGCCGAGAAAAAAACCAAGAAGCCAGAAAGCACCGACAAGACTAACCAGAATGCCAACGGTGTGGCCAAATCCGCGCATCGCAGCCACGAGGAACGTTCACATAGTATAGTGAGCCATTCCAAGGAAGTCGATGCCGAGGTTGCTTCACGATCCGAGTCCGAACCCCATTCGCCAACCTTCGatgtcgacgatgatgctACAGGCTCGCTAAACGACCCATCAGCCGAGCAAGCCAGTAGCACaacttccatctcatctACCATCCCTCCATCAGAAAAGCCCAAGCATATCAAGCTGCCTGCGGACACTACTGCCCTGCGAGCCCGACTTGCGGCTAAGATTGAAGCGCTTAGGGCTGCTCGAAAAGCAGACGGCCCAGATGGCAAACCCATCCGAACCCGACAGGAGCTCATTGAATCCAGACGAGCCAAGCAAGCGCAGCGGAAAGAGCGCAAACTGGAACTCCGAAAGGcagccaagctggaagaagCTAGAAAACGAGAAGAAGCCCTGGCTTCTAACTCACCCGGTGTCATGAGCCCCgctgttgagcttgatgaagGCACTGGCGGCTTCTCCTTTGGCCGGGTCGCCTTCGGGGATGGCGCACAAATGTCTCACGATCTTAGCTATATGTTGAGccaagacaagaagaaaggacCTTCTGATGCCAAGACTGCGCTGCTGAAGGTCCAAaatcagaagaagaggctgCAAGGGTTGGATGCGGAAAAGCGCGCCGACATTGCAGACAAGGAGGCATGGTTAACAGCTAGGCGGAGAGTTGAGGGCGAAAAGATTCGCGACGACGAAGCGATCCTGAAGAAGACCGTGAAACGgaaagaggcagccaagaaaaagagcgAAAAGGCTTGGACAGAGCGCACCAAGGGCGTCCAACAGGCGCAAAAGGAGAGACAAAAGAAACGAGAAGACAACATCAAGCAACGCAGAGAAGAAAAGCTTCTCGGAAAAGCTGGCAAAAAGAAGGGcggcgccaagaagaagaagggcggACGACCTGGATTTGAAGGCAGCTTTGGGGTTGGCGGTCGCCGAAAGTAG
- a CDS encoding casein kinase substrate, phosphoprotein PP28 (similar to Metarhizium robertsii ARSEF 23 XP_007820814.1) — translation MAGSATTGARGRAGKFNKPTRGGGKHYSRSLQPVDADGNQVSMWSADAADERSNEEEDSEEESSEEESDNADASKAAADSENRDDRKALKKARKEAAIAKQKSRNVEVGDMPSSDDESDDGMPTNPNHSKSARKQTKSSDVDEITEGVQNMNAPGNRKEREAMEAAAAKERYLKLQAEGKTDQAKADLARLKLIREQRAADAARRQAEKEEKEEQEKARKAEIDAKEAKKREAAAGPKKSSKKK, via the exons atGGCAGGCAGTGCAACAACCGGTGCTCGTGGTCGTGCTGGAAAGTTTAACAAGCCAACCAGAGGTG GTGGTAAACACTATTCTCGCTCGCTACAGCCGGTCGACGCCGATGGCAATCAAGTCAGCATGTGGTCTGCTGACGCCGCGGACGAGCGTTCaaatgaagaggaagacTCCGAGGAGGAGTCtagcgaagaagagagcgaCAACGCTGACGCTTCAAAAGCTGCGGCGGATTCTGAGAATCGTGATGACCGCAAGGCTCTGAAAAAGGCCCGCAAAGAggccgccattgccaagcaAAAGTCTCGTAACGTCGAAGTGGGCGACATGCCGTCCAGCGACGATGAGAGCGACGACGGTATGCCCACAAATCCGAACCACTCCAAATCAGCCCGGAAACAAACCAAGAGTAGCGACGTGGATGAAATCACCGAGGGCGTTCAGAACATGAATGCTCCTGGCAACCGAAAAGAACGGGAAGCTATGGAGGCGGCAGCCGCCAAGGAGAGGTATTTGAAGCTGCAGGCAGAAGGCAAAACAGATCAGGCCAAGGCAGACCTTGCTCGTCTTAAGCTCATTCGAGAACAACGCGCAGCCGACGCTGCCCGGAGACAG gccgagaaggaagaaaaagaagagcaagaaaaggCTCGAAAGGCAGAGATTGATGCCAAGGAGGCTAAGAAGCGAGAGGCTGCGGCTGGGCCTAAAAAGTCCAGTAAGAAGAAATGA